The Fibrobacter sp. genome contains a region encoding:
- a CDS encoding acyltransferase, whose protein sequence is MNLFARIIRKFTRKSSVLFFRSISTAKPEGKFCAIAPMLCEGKGSIVVGEGTSFGYIEDAEFWTSYVFLNPRTAESKISIGKNCQICNHFTAICEGPGIEIGDNVLVGTSVNIYDTDFHEVHPERRLTGSPKMGKVVIEDNVWIGDRVTILKGSRIGKNSVVAAGAVVTGEFPANVVIGGVPARVIREIDVLAQPAREVNGKR, encoded by the coding sequence ATGAATTTGTTTGCTAGAATCATCCGCAAATTTACGCGCAAGTCGAGCGTCCTCTTTTTCAGGAGCATCTCGACTGCGAAGCCCGAAGGCAAGTTCTGCGCCATCGCTCCCATGCTTTGTGAAGGCAAGGGCAGCATCGTGGTGGGCGAGGGAACCTCGTTCGGCTATATCGAAGATGCGGAATTCTGGACTTCATACGTGTTCCTGAACCCGCGTACAGCAGAATCCAAAATATCCATTGGCAAGAATTGCCAGATATGTAACCATTTTACGGCCATTTGCGAAGGCCCGGGCATAGAAATTGGCGACAACGTCCTCGTCGGAACGTCCGTGAATATCTACGATACCGATTTTCATGAAGTACATCCGGAGCGCCGTCTTACGGGTTCCCCGAAGATGGGGAAGGTCGTAATTGAAGATAACGTTTGGATTGGCGACCGCGTTACGATCCTCAAGGGTTCCAGAATCGGGAAAAATTCTGTCGTCGCCGCGGGTGCTGTCGTTACAGGCGAGTTCCCTGCGAATGTCGTTATCGGCGGGGTGCCCGCGCGTGTCATTCGTGAAATCGACGTTTTGGCACAGCCTGCTCGCGAAGTAAACGGTAAAAGATAG
- a CDS encoding O-antigen translocase: MEHSSKIWKLFFGSGSVTLFNTLRAFVINKLLAVFLPPAAFACVGQFMNWMSIGQATSSLAMQNGWVSLTAQNKDNIKQLHGVWRGGFRLTTFATVFTCVAAIIFCFAAPLEKMLPGVHPRLAQAAILFAMPGILATNMVAICSAVMNGLGLVKRWALIQIVASLFQMIWVAVFLYSGRLSVLSIIATQSVVAGIFAARVAARAGFNIKTFRESVLDIRGPWMSYAVMGLVPMIVAPLVLMFVRSLVGAELGWNAAGIWQGVYKISDFFASIFSAVLGVLILPRISRNMTRESFRKEFYPIFLRMMGFTLVFCVALYFGRSLVVSILLSGSYAAAADYMPIQLLGDFFRSGGWCLGMVLIALRETKAFLIIEVGANLLFALGTFVGIRMFEMQGPMIAYALENFVTLVALAVTVRRLKWNTP; this comes from the coding sequence GTGGAACATTCCTCGAAAATTTGGAAGCTGTTTTTCGGCTCGGGTTCGGTGACGCTTTTCAATACGCTCCGCGCCTTCGTCATCAATAAGCTGCTCGCCGTATTCCTGCCGCCGGCAGCGTTTGCGTGCGTGGGCCAGTTCATGAACTGGATGAGCATCGGGCAGGCGACTTCTAGCCTTGCGATGCAGAACGGCTGGGTGAGCCTTACCGCGCAGAACAAGGACAATATCAAGCAACTGCACGGGGTATGGCGCGGCGGGTTCCGCCTCACGACTTTCGCGACGGTGTTCACCTGCGTTGCAGCGATTATTTTCTGCTTTGCCGCCCCGCTCGAAAAAATGTTGCCTGGCGTGCATCCGCGCTTGGCGCAGGCGGCCATCCTGTTTGCGATGCCGGGAATCTTGGCGACGAACATGGTCGCCATCTGCTCCGCCGTGATGAACGGCCTCGGGTTGGTGAAACGCTGGGCGCTTATCCAGATTGTAGCCTCGCTTTTCCAGATGATTTGGGTCGCGGTTTTCCTGTACTCGGGCCGCCTTTCGGTGCTGAGTATCATCGCCACGCAGTCTGTAGTTGCGGGCATTTTTGCTGCCCGCGTGGCGGCGCGCGCCGGGTTCAATATCAAGACCTTCAGGGAATCGGTCCTGGATATACGCGGGCCGTGGATGTCGTATGCCGTGATGGGGCTCGTGCCGATGATTGTCGCCCCGCTCGTGCTCATGTTCGTGCGTTCGCTCGTGGGTGCCGAACTCGGCTGGAATGCCGCCGGTATCTGGCAGGGCGTCTACAAGATTTCGGACTTTTTCGCCTCCATTTTCTCGGCGGTCCTCGGAGTGCTTATTCTGCCGCGCATCAGCCGCAACATGACGCGCGAGAGCTTCCGCAAGGAATTTTACCCGATTTTCTTGCGGATGATGGGCTTTACGCTCGTATTCTGCGTTGCTCTTTATTTTGGCCGTAGCCTTGTGGTGTCCATCCTCCTTTCGGGTTCATATGCCGCCGCGGCCGATTACATGCCAATCCAGCTGCTGGGCGACTTCTTCCGCTCGGGCGGTTGGTGCCTCGGAATGGTGCTAATCGCTCTCCGCGAGACGAAGGCCTTCCTCATCATCGAGGTGGGGGCGAACCTGCTTTTTGCCCTCGGGACGTTCGTGGGAATCAGGATGTTCGAGATGCAGGGCCCGATGATTGCCTATGCTTTGGAAAACTTCGTGACGCTCGTCGCGC